Genomic DNA from Colius striatus isolate bColStr4 chromosome 7, bColStr4.1.hap1, whole genome shotgun sequence:
GTTTTTTGTAGATGAATATTGTTTGTTACAAACTCCCTTCAATTTTATGCCTGAAATATAGAAAGAATGATATAATTTGATTTGCATCAATACCTATCAGCTAGCTTTCAAACCATACATTCAATGGTTTTAGTTTCTGCTTTTGGATGCTATATGACATAGgatatattaataaaaatattactagAAAATATTACTAAGGTGGTAACCGAATTTCATGAAAAATATAGTGGCAGGCAAGAACTGTGATGAGAAATAACGTACACTCACCGCCTTGTTCTCCgaccttttctctctctcttttcttcctttttcctttttctgccatGTTCCAAATAGGTCTCTGAATTGTTACTTGCATAGCTGTTGACTTGATTGAAAAGGAGTAAGCACCTGAGGCTTTGAAAGGATTGGGCTGCTTAGACAGGGCTActtaatttctcatttattgAACTACTGAGCTGGCAGTCAGGCAGTCCAAACTAATACCAGCTTTAGGGATCTCCAGTTCCACATAGcttctttcagtgtttttttcattgtacTTTTCCCAGCAGGAGGCCCTCATATCTGTTTCTGTATTCTATTTTACctttattactttctttttttaggtATTCAGTGCTAGCTAAATTTCTCTGCAGACCTTTGAACTGTTCCTTGGGTACCTAGCTTCCCGAAACCTGAATTTATTTATATTCAGTAAGAGCTGTACATTTTTAACCTTCTTGTTCTTTAGttatatttgcttttcatgtatagaattttaaaagattCATTATTTGTTGTTTCCATTTGCTTATATACTAATCACATCAGCCAAAATAAAATTGTAAAACTATGCTTGAAACAAGCTACCAGAGCTGCAAGTGCATCATGCTAACTATAATTAAAAGaagatttttaaagcaatttagaaaataatgtgcacattttaatttcatatGCAATTTACATAAAACAACAAGGCTTAAGTAATTAAGTCATGAGAAAACCTCTTAACATGTTTTAACGTAATGGTGCCATTAAAATGGGCATCAATGACAAGAAGgtgtaattgaaataaaagccattaaaaaaagcagttgTCATTATTTCTAAAAAAACATAGCCCTTGGATAAAGGATTTAGTCAGTGCACCACTAAAAATTTAATCAAAAAGGGTTAATCAAGAGTTGTGGTGAAAGTAGGGGAGCAGATGCACAGAATCAAAAGACAAGCCATGAGagaaaacagttaaaaagaGACAATATGAGAGGAGAAATGTAGCATAGTTATTTTAACAAATAAGACTGCTAAAATCATTACAGAAAGATAGGAAAGTGCCTCTTGGTGGTAGCATCATTTAGACGACTGAGATCACCTCTGTCCATCCTTTGTACTCTGTACTAAGGACTAACTAACATGCTGATACCATTTATAGGTGTATTAGTATACTGTGCTCTGGGATCTATGCCATCAGCACAACATTTGGTGTTTTTATCACTCAGAAAAGAATTGAAACACAAGCTAGTGATGTTGTACAATCTTCCTCGTTTGTTATTCACTCCCAGTAGATAGGGTATGAGTTTTCCCCTTAAATGAAACTATTTAAAGTGACCTCATCTGATGTGTTTTACTCAGGCGCCATCGCTGCCCTCATAAACCCACACGGATTTATGATAATGGACAACAGCCATGCCTCACAACAGAGTATGTGGAAAAATATCCCAAGTATAGCAACATCTCTCCTCCCTGGAGCCTGAAGCCCAAACAAGAGTACCAAGTGCATCGTGGGAAAATTGAAGGAATTACAACATTTAAGTAAACAATTTGAAGCAATGTGTTTTACAATTACTCTATAAAGTTTCTCATACTTTATCTTTTGACAGGGGACTGAGCATCATATTGCAATTGTTTTTGAAATGTTATCATTGCATCTTTTACACTTTTAGCatatttaaaagtataaatTTTGAGTGTAGAAATATTGTTACCACAAAATGGTCATAAAAAAGTGAAGCACACATACAACAAGATTTTCATTATTTACAGCATCCTTTAAGCTGCAAAGATAATCTAAAAGTTTTGTCCTTGTTGCAGCTTGTTTTGGAACTCTAGATCTCATCAAGTCTGAAAAAGCTGCCAAATGGGGAACTTTCTGTAATACATGTGTGGAATTTGAGATAGTGGGAAAATGAAACCTTAAGAAACGGGAATAGGgattttattactattattcaGAGAGTTCTAAATTATTAGGAGTTAAAAGAAAGCCATCTGTAAAGGGGTTCAGTAAGTCTGTCCTGTCAGTGCACAGATTCTGATGTCAAACATAAAATTCACGAGCATTTTTCAAGGAGATAGAAAAAAACATCACTCACACATTATTCATAGTGACAGGAGCATAAACACTTTTTccattattgtttttcttttaagctaCAGGTGCAACAGGTGAAActtctttatttgtttctaAAAATCCAAAAGGGACATACTTAGAAATGCCAAATGCCATTCTGCAAGATCACTTATGCACTGCATATACTGCTTAACCATGTACATATGTAATATACCCACTTTTAATGTAATGTGTCCATATAAAAACAGTTAAATGCTGATTCTGATTATATTCCATTCTATTCCTGCAATTCATAAATGCTGCCAGTTGTAGTAGCTTAATCTTTGgtctgcttctgctttctggATCATTTCTGTGTAAAATTACAGCAATTTTTTTCTACTCTCAGATATTTGAAAGAGTCTTGGAAAGGTTGCTTCACCATCTATCTTAGAGGCTATCTCATGCGTCAGAAACTTTATGTACTGTGGtttcctttcctccttgctATCTCTCTAACACATGGCATCAAATTGATTTTCAGAGCAAACATTCTAAGTGGTTGTTTTTCCATATATTGGAAAATTGTCAAAAGTGATTCTGTCAGAAAAAAGGGGGTTTTAACcatttttaaccatttttttttccttttcccccaaTTCAGATCTGATTATTTACCATATGATATTGTGAAGCGACCCTTTAAGGTACAAGAAGAATATAAACCAAAGACGGGAAAGATAGAACTGGGAACCACATACCAGAAAGATTATAATGCTCATAAAATAGAACCAGTGACATTAGTAAGACCTCTAGAGAGAAAACACACTACAGGAGGAAAATTGGATACCATACCAACCTATCAAGGTAATAACATCAGCTAGctttacaaagagaaaaaaacaagatgaAGGTAATACTCTGAATTATCCAGATTAGAAACTGGATTTCTTAGCTTGAGATAAAGAATAAGACATAATAGAAAGCAGGTAATAATTCTGGAAGATGATCAGCACTCCAGTTGCTTAGAGGTGACATTTATTGACTCTATATGGAAAGCCTTCTCCAAGCTTTGCTTGGCTAGAAGGGCAGAAATTCTGGCATACACTTGGTTAGTCTCGCAGGCAAATGTCTGTTGTAATTACAGTGCCAATGTATTTTTCAGATACTTTTAGCCCATGTAACACGTTTTTCCACAGAACAGGTCAAAAGCTGATTTTAGATTTGTCTGCTGTATAGCTTGCATATCATCCTAGCAATGATCTGTTTTGACAGAAATTAATCTATTACAACAGTCAGCACAAAGGCAGTTAATCTCCTTTTAAGTCATGCTGGCAAGTGACCTTGATATACTTTATACCAGTAGAAAATTTTATACATAAAATGTCTTATTGAATTTGTTACATATACTGCATTGTATCCCTAGTTGAAAGTAAGTGGAGGGAAATGATGAGATACGATCTACTAGAGTGATGAAAATCAAGATGTTCTTGATAATGGACAGTGGTATCAAAAAAGTAGTTGACATAATGGGAATGAGATACGGCTATTAAAACAGAAAGTTAGAATGCTTAGTGCAAAATAAGCAGAGGAGGGAGTACAGTGAAAAGGGGAAGGATAAAATCTGGAGAAACAGGCTCTTCAGAAAAACCCTGAGTTATATTTCACTAGCTTCTATAAGCTTAAGCCTATGCAAGACAGAAATgcatttatataaataaattcTATTTCCCTTTATTACTTGTAAACAATTTATAAGAAAATTTAAGTATGTCTATTTAGCCTAAATGTAAACAGTAAGTTAACAAATGATGAATAATTTATCCAAGTCTCAGCATACAACTAAGCAAGCATGCAAAtgcttcatttaaaatgtatgttGGCAGTTCAACAGGGAGTAAGGATCAAGGAGTGAAAAAACACTGAAGCTGAAAGTGATTGAGAGACAACAAATTGATTTCAACTGCTTGTGGAGAAATTTAGACTGTCAGTAAGTTTTGTAACCCTAGCAGAACAGTCTGTTAGTAAGAAACCCCAgtgcaaagaaaaaagtaatcacAAGATTAATATTACAAGATGATGTAATGTTGATACAGAAATTGAGAGAATTCTTCCAAACGGTAGTGAACATCAGCCATTGACCTACAAGGTTCCTTTCAGTCTTGTACATTTGCATAAACTTCTAAGTAAAATGTAAGATATCGTATATTAAACCCGTACATGACTATATTCTGTGTACAACACACGCGAAATTTGTACATGCAACATCTTTTTCCTTGAGGAAATACTCAAAATAAGGCATCATTCATATAccattttttgtctgtttttatcaTATTGATAACAGAAGAGAGTTTTGTCATATCACAAACATGCAGATAACATGATCATTCTCACTCAcatccattttctttgttttgcaagATGTAACACCAGAAGAATTTggcttatttttaaaggaattatCTTAAGTACTAACATTTGTATGGTGAAGTTTTGTTTTTGCCTTAAAGATGACTATAGATCATGGGAAGTTCAAAGGAGGGAGCCTAGCAAGGTGGAGCATATATACCACCCACCTACAGAGAAGTTTGGAAATTCTACTACATTTCAAGATGACTTTGTTCCTAGGGAACTGATTCCCAGGCAAAGCTTTAAACCTCCTTGTGTGGCCAAGCGTTCAGATGTGCCTTTCGATAGTGCCACTAGCCATCGCACTTACTATATTGCTTATCAGCTGCAACCAAAATTCCTGAGATCAAAAGAAGAGTATAAGCCAAACAACCAACCCTTTGAAGATCTCACAACTCACCGGAATGATTTTAAAGGGCTACCTGGGCAACTTGCAAAGAGCTGCAAGCCTGAAAACGCAAAAGTCGAATCCAATTGTCGTTTTGATGGAGTCACTGAATTTCAGGACCGTTTTCAGCCATGGTTGGTCTCCTTGCCTGAGCTCCACAAAACAAAAGAGTATGTGCCACCCCCAGGCACAATGGATTTTAATTCCACGAGCCATCTTGATTTCATTAAGCATGAGATTTCTCCTGCTGTCCCCATAAGACCGGTTTCTAATCAAAGAAGAAGCAACGCCCCTTTTCAAGGGAATACAACTACAAAAGAAGACTTTAAAGCTTGGGGCAGTTGTCGGCAAGAGATTATTAAGAAACAACAGGAAATTCCAAAACCCACTGGGAAGTTTTATGATTTAACTACGTTCAAATCTCACTACATACCACATCAGATCATTCCAACTCAAAGTTTCAAACCTGTACATGCTATAATTCCTAATTCAGCTCCTTTTCAAGATGAAACGTTGTATCGCATGGAATATATGCCAAAGAAACAAGAGATCTGCCCAGCAAATTATCCATCTCCTCCAGGTTATGTCTATGTAAACACAGATTCCAACGGTCACAAATTCTTCCGACAGCTAACTCCAGAATTTTCTGAATCAAATAGTGATCCTATCCCAAAGGAAGCAGTTGTTGTGTCCTAACACTTAAATGCGATACTTCAAGCACCCTCATGAAATAATTTGAGTCCTACttgttaattttttctttaaataatgctgaaagcaaattaaataatgcaaattgtgcttttaaaagcattcaAACTAATAGCTtgaagaaaatcaaagcaaaccAAGAAGTTTATTACGAGACTGGTAACAATTTGCCAGTTTTTGTAGGAATAATGCATCTTGCATGGCATCTGGTTGCTTCATTgtgcattttcatttccttcccaGATTTCATTATGCTCTCTCAATCATATGCATTGTAGATttaattatttcagattttttgaaAACCAAGGGATTGTGAAATAGTATCTTTTGGTCATGACTTTTTCATAGTGAGCAAATAATGCTATAATAATCTAAATAATTAGATCATTAGTTCAGTTTTTCATGTCATTAATACCTTGAGTAATTCAATAAGAAgactttttctttacattttgctGCCCAGATCCTAAGATGGCATTCCACCACAACTaggcatttttaaaaacctGGTTTTAACTTAAGTCATTCTTCACCTTCATTCGATTTGGAGAAGATTACAATGATCATACTTGAATTTCTGATAGAATTTAACAAGAAGTAgccttgttgggtttttttttctgtacacttGAAGTTACTCAGACctgaaaagcagctcattaCTTTGTTTCCCAATTTCTCTGATAGTGCTTTTTCAGTCTTACTTCCAAAAGAAGCAAAGCCGAATCAAAGCTCTGAGCACACTGAcacaccaagtgtgtgccctccCCATCTGAGTCATTTTTAAACCTAGTGTGCAAATTCAATCAAGTTTCACAGAGAGACTTCACAGAAGATTGGTTTTTTGAGTTCCTAAGGTAGATGgtgaggaagcagagagaatCAAACTGAAAAAGTTAACATCCATCCATGGCAGTTTTTGATCCTGCTATCTGATTTTTTAAGCTAAACAGTGTGTTATCACTACCAAAGTTCATTGCAGAGGCAGTCTGGAGCGGAAGGCAGCAGAAAACTATAAAGGTGTATGTAGAGATAACAGAAAATGGTGTCAACTCAGTTAAAAAAAGATCGGCTGAGATGCAGAATTCTCTAGACAGTCTGGCTGCAGTCTAGCTGCTCTTCAAAGAATTGTTACAAATCCACAGAAACCAGATTTTTTATAGAAATGGTACATGCAATGATTATGTCTCTGTGTGAGGTACTATTTTCTATGTGTATCTTTACCTCGTTTGGGGAAATCtagattaaattatttcagtccTGTTATGTTCACAATTCAAGCAAGTCCAAATAAATAGTTCTGTCATTAACAGTATCATGATGTTCTATCACAGTACTCCAGTATGACTTTTTTCAGTATTGCATATCTTGTATGCATTGATGTAGGGCAGTCATTTGGGTTCTGAAAAATTACCTGCTTATACTTCATAAACCAAATCACCAATTAAAGGACAACGATCACTGATGGAGACGTTGAAAGCAGGAACTGGATCATATGCAAGGAAGAAAGCTGAACTCTGCATAAAAACATTGCATGAGAGAGCTCCAGATATTATTAAAGCATCAGTTGCTTCTGGGTAATTTTTGCCTCTGTATTGTGCCTTTGTAATAAGATGTACTgtgttaatgaaaaaaaccaattcAATTAAACTTTTCTCTCTGAAGATCATTCATGGCTCCACTTGGTAAAGACACCTTTTAGACTGGGAAAGAACAAGGGCAAGGTAAAACTTTGTGATATCCTAAAAGCTGGACTGCCAGAAGTCCAATTCACTGTCATCCCTCTGtaccacagaagaaaacaaactacaAACACCCTTTTCTTTACGAAACTTGAGTGATTCTCTGTCTGGCCACAACTCAGGAAATAAAGTGGAAACTTTTCAGTTACACCTACCTCAGTCCATATCCTATACACACTCTTGGTACCTCATGAGAAGTTTACAGAAGCTCCTAATATCCTCCAGCTCTCTTTTCTAGGGAGGAAGAAAACTCCTTGAGAAATACAATCTGAATCCATGAAAAGTTACATGTGCCTGTATGTTTTGCTGAAAATTGCTCCTCCTTGGGGTCTGTCAGTGAGCCCAGATGCTTTTTGTAATTTTCACAGCTGGTTTTTGAGTTCTTAAGTCACTTCCCCCTCTAAAGTTATGGAAAGTTATTTGCTGCCACCTACTAGTACAGGACAAAATTTGTTGAGAGGAAATGGAGGACATAGTCAGATACATTTAACAGTTCCTCTGCAGATGTGTTCAAAGACTATTTCTTTTTAGGGTGGAGGAGAtgtatttcctttcattttgccCTTAATGTTTTCCCATACGTTTaataatgaaagagaaaaacgTTTATTACATTACAATTGAAAGAGCCACAACGTACTGATTGTGCTTCCAGGAAAAGCATAAACTGATATTATAAACTTTCAGACACTACTCAACACTTGAGGTCAACTTTTTCATAAGCAACATGTTACTGAAATGCAGACA
This window encodes:
- the SAXO2 gene encoding stabilizer of axonemal microtubules 2, which produces MKPPRCLCDICTCGRHRCPHKPTRIYDNGQQPCLTTEYVEKYPKYSNISPPWSLKPKQEYQVHRGKIEGITTFKSDYLPYDIVKRPFKVQEEYKPKTGKIELGTTYQKDYNAHKIEPVTLVRPLERKHTTGGKLDTIPTYQDDYRSWEVQRREPSKVEHIYHPPTEKFGNSTTFQDDFVPRELIPRQSFKPPCVAKRSDVPFDSATSHRTYYIAYQLQPKFLRSKEEYKPNNQPFEDLTTHRNDFKGLPGQLAKSCKPENAKVESNCRFDGVTEFQDRFQPWLVSLPELHKTKEYVPPPGTMDFNSTSHLDFIKHEISPAVPIRPVSNQRRSNAPFQGNTTTKEDFKAWGSCRQEIIKKQQEIPKPTGKFYDLTTFKSHYIPHQIIPTQSFKPVHAIIPNSAPFQDETLYRMEYMPKKQEICPANYPSPPGYVYVNTDSNGHKFFRQLTPEFSESNSDPIPKEAVVVS